In Bacteroidota bacterium, the DNA window TCAGAATTTCTCTGGCATTCTCAATATATCGCATTGCCTCTTGGATTGCCGGATGCTCAACTCCACGCAGTGAGGATTTCTTGCTTTTCTTAGTCTTGGAAGTGGCTTTCATGTTTACAAAAATAAGAATAAACAACTAATAAGGCACAGTAGTAACCATATTTAACTAAAAGGGAGAAAAGACCGGCTGTTTTCCTTTTCTCCCTTTTGCCTTTTAAACCCTGCGTTTTTTACCCCTCCTACACCCCCAGAAAAAAGAGAAATAGTGCGTTTGTGGAATTTTTTAAAAAAAACTCCGGCACAGGAGGAACAGTTTCTCTTATATTCTTTTTTTTTAATATTAAAATAAAAAAGAGGATAGTAAAAAACTGTGCAACTGTGGAAGGAATTCCAAAAGCCTTGACATTAAAGGCGTACAAATCGCCACAGTTTTGCCACAAATCGCCACAGTTCGCCACAGTTTAGCAGAAAAAAAGGCTAAAAACAGGGTTTTCAGGTCCTAAAAATAGTTTTTGGAAGATGAAGTTTAACTGTTTTTTACTTCTTTTAGTTTAATTTTGCGGTACTAAAACATCTAAAAAATAAAAGCTGTTATGATAACAATCAGATTAAGCACAAGAACAAAAGCAGGAAAAACAATACTGGAACTGGTGCGATTGCTTTCTGCAACAGACAAAAATATTGAGATTATTGAGGGGGATAAAGAAAAATCACCTTATGACCCGAAGTTTGTGACAAAGATTAAGAAGGCTGAGCTAAGTAAAAACAGAACACGGGTAAGCTCCAAAAACCTATGGCAAAGTATTTAATATAACCACTTCACTATTCTTCTAATTTATTCCACATTTTTCCCAAAACTGGGAAAAGATTGCTTGTAATCGCGGAAACTTTATTGTTTCTTTGTACTTTTAAATGTTACTAAAAATAATGGATCCTCTCGAAATAGAAAGCAAAACTCCATTCTGGGTGTCCACCAAGGTTTATCAGGTGCTTTTTGATGTAAACTACAAAACAGCTTGGCGAAATGTCAGCGCGATTGCCAATTCGCTCGAAGTGAGAAGGACTAAACCACAAATCACCTGGCAAGAACTAGCAGACGATTTGATGTCCGGTAAAACCGAATATGACCTGCGCAAACTTTATCTTCAGAAATTAAAACCATCTTCATATAATGATACAAATCACAATTAACAAACAGGAAGATTATTCCAATCTGGTGGCTTCTTGGGTAGAGCTGGAAACAATTTTACAAACCTATAAATACCAAGGTCAAGAATCAGCCATTCCACACCTGAAAGAACTGACTAAAACCATTGACCGCAGCATCACAAAAATGAGTAAAGTCAAATCAGAGTGGGTTAAAATCAAATCCAATTACAGAGCCGAAATTCAAGCCGAAATTGAAAAGGCAATGAAGTAAGAACGCCCATTCCATTCCGTCCGAAAAATATTACTGGGATTACGTGCCGCAGGTATGGTGTCGTGCCGTGTAAAATGAACTAAAATATCAATTATGCAGGAACAAAATAAAGAACCTAAACTTTTTGAATTACCCGAACAGCAGGCATGCACTATACCTGATGTTAGCAAACGTTTAAGAGCGTTGGAAAGACGGGTATTTCTTTGGGGTGCAGAAAGTGAAGCCGATAAAAAGCACTTCAAGCAGCGAATTACTGATTGGTGTAAAGAACCGGAATACACTATCAGCCTGACAAAGCTATGTTGGGAAATGACTTGGGAGCGAAACGATGAAGGTAGAACTTGTAAATACTTATACTTCAATGAGCGTTCTCAAAGACTTTATTTAGATAATGATTTCTTCGAGTGGGTAAAACTTATTACCGGAGAGATTGAGCGTGCGTTGGAAAATGTTTGCTAACGTTTTGCAGCTACCCGCAGAAGGGGATTTTAACCACTAAATTTAATACGAATAAATGAATAATCAGTTAACCGAAAAACTGTCAGACGAAGCACAAAGCCCCCTTTTGCGGGTAGGTGATGTTACCGGTAGTTTTCATGCTGCCGTTTACCAATCTGTGAAAGGTTTGCTTTATCGCCAGTATTATGATGTCAATACTGATAAGCTGACAGACCCTTGCATTAATTCTGATACTGCTGTGAATGCACTTAACAAAGCTATTCGTTTGGGTGGTGGGCACACATTACGTCCACATGTAGGTAGTTATTGGTTATTTGAATATTCTACGGGAATCAAAGCAAGTTTATGCCGGTCAGAAGGAGAAAGAATTATTAACGAGAAAATAAGCCGTTCGTTACTTATTAGAATAGCGGAGCAGTGTTTGTATGAATTTAGAGGCCAAAATCTACAATTGTCGCTCTTTTAAAATTACCGGTAACGTCCAGCCCGCTTTGCGCAGGCAGGGCTTAGAATTACTAACTTTCAAAACTTGATACAGATGAATAGAAATACAAATGCCGATACTACCACGTCAAGCGGTGGTGAGAACAAGCCCATGTACCTGTTGCACGACTCAAAAGTAAAATAAAAATTAGAATACAAAAAATGTCATAACAATTTGATAATTAGTTAAATATGTATATTTTTGCACTATGCAGGGACATAAAAAATTCAATCCGCAACTCTTTTACGAACTCAGCTTAGACGGCTTGGTTCCTCAAGACAATTTCTACCGCAAAGTAAACCGTGAATTAGAGTTTGGATTTTTATATTCCGAAACCAAAAAATACTATGGTACAGAAGGTCAGCAGAGCATTGATCCGGTAGTTTTCTTTAAGATATTATTAGTTGGCTATTTGAACAATATCAACAGCGACAGGGCTTTGCTTCGCTATTGCAGCAACTGCTTAGATGTGCGATTGTTTTTAGGTTACGACTTGAATGAAGAGTTGCCTTGGCATTCCACTATATCAAGAACAAGACAGCTATTGGGCGAAGAAGTATTTCTGGAATTGTTTCGTAAAATACTTTCAAAATGTGTAGAAAAAGGGATGGTACGCGGCAAACGCCAAGCAGTGGACAGCGCCTACATTAAAGCCAATGCCAGTATGGATAGTTTGGTAGAAAAGCTTGTGGTGAGCGAAGTCGAATCAGAAGTATTGGAAGATGCCTCCGCCTTTGTAAAGGAACTGGAAGAAAACAGTGAGTTTAAGGTAACAACAGAAAGGAAAAAGTTGGTAGAGCGGCATCACAAATGGAAAGAAGAAGCCTACAAAGGCATGCCCGGCAACACCAAGAGCGAGCGCAAAGATGAAGACGGGGAAGAAATACGCCCTAAATTCCTTTCCAACCACACGCATTATTCACCCACCGACCCGGATGCGAAAATCAGTGTAAAACCGGGCAAAGCCAGGCAACTGAATTACGCAGGACAATTAGCCGTTGATGATGCCCACCATGTGATTACAGGCGCTTGTGCCAGCACTGCAGGGAGTAAAGACAGTGCAATTTTTTCAGAAGTAATGGACCAAACCATAGAGAACTTTGAACAAAATCATTTGCAGTTAGATGAAGTTTTGGCTGATGCCGGTTACAGCAGTGGTGAAGCATTGCAGTATTTAGAAGAAAACAATATCAATGCCTACATCCCAAACTTTGGTCAGTACAAAGCAGAACGAGAAGGATTTATTTACAACAAAGAACAGAACCAATATGAATGTATTAAAACAGGCGGCAACAAAGCCATACTCACCTTCAAAGGCATTAAAACCGATAGCAAAGGATATCAAAAGAAAGTATATCGCAGCAGCGAAAGTAGTTGTGGGAAATGTCCTTTGCGGGAAGCTTGTTGTGGCAAGGTAAGTAAGTTCAAGAAAATCGATGACAGCATTCATAAACCGCTCTACGACAAGATGCATGCAAAGCTGAACAAAGACAAAAACTACACCCGTTTTCTCACCAAACGCAGAAGTAGCACGGTAGAACCCGTTTTAGGCACACTCATCAACTTTATGGGCATGAAAAAAGTATATGCACGGGGCATGAAAGCAGCCAATAAACATGTATTGATGGCAGCTTTAGCCTACAACCTGAAAAAACTATTGAAATTTGTGCCTAAAAAAGTCCGGAGCAATGCCCAAGAATTAGCAGTTCCGCAAGGAATATTCGGGTTTATTGAAAACACGCTGCTCCAAATTGAAATAAGTCTTTTTAGCGCCACCCAAAAACACAGCTATTTTTCTCCGCTCCTCAACTAAACCTTGCTTAAATCGCTTCTAATAAAGCCGTTTTTTAGGCGTTTTTGATACTGGTTTGCTTAATGAGGTGGTTGTGCAACGGTTACCCATGTTAGCGGCTGGGCTTAGTTTCAGAGTGCCGAAGCTGACAAGGGAACAAAACCGAATACTTGAAAAAATCATTGAAGGAGCGGAAATACAAGTTGACTGGGAAAACGATCAGTATGTATATACGCTATGCGAAGGTACTGGCGATAGTTCAACTGTTCGCAGAAATACATTTCTGCGACTTAAAGAAAAAAGAATACCAATATAGTTATGCCTACTATTTTTTGCATTTGAATAATTATAATACATTTGCAACGTTCTCATTTAAGAAAAAAGACATGCACCTATTAACAAATCTAAATAAAGAAAATCATATTGAAACAAACGAATGGTTTGAGAAGATGATTTCAGAGCTAAGGGTAGATCAGTTGTTGATTGAGACAGATGCACTTGAAAAACAGAAAAAGGAGCTTTATAATGCTCTTATTTCTGGTGATCAAACTTTTATGCATAATTATGCCAGAAAAAGCAGTTCAGCTTTCTTTATAGAAAAACTAGTTGGAACTTACTTACTTGAAATACTTGCAATGAAAGCTGTACCAAAGCGCTTAGCAATGGAGCTCTCTAATTCGAAAGTATTGATTTGGGCTGAAATTAATGATGATGACGAAAAAACTGAAGATGGACTAATTCTTTCTGCGGCTAAAGTTAATTATGAATTTTCTAAATATGGATTTCATGTATCTTCTACTATTGTGGAAGAAAGTGACAATTTAAATATTCCCTCTCACTACAAGGAGATTTTAATTTCTAAAAAATTAGATTAAATAATATTGGGTACCTTTTCAGAACATCTAAACCAATCCCAGAGCAATTTACAATTCTTATCTAAAATCAATTCATCAACTGATAATTTTAAGGTATCAATTTAACTCACTTTAAATTGGTTTAACCAAACCTCTTTAATCTTTTTTCCCTCCTTTTTTAGCACAAAATCAAACTTTATTTGGTAAAATTCACCCAGAGTTCCCGTTTTATCCCATTTTCTTCCAAGCATTAAAAAAATGCCGCTGAAATTTGCTCTTCATTTCACGTAAATAAATGAGTAAAGATTCGATTAAATCAGTTTTATATGAACATTCAGAAGAGATTGTAGGAGTTATGACAGGTGCCGGTATAAGCATGGGCTTTGTGATTAACGAGCTGATGCACATGTTTTTTGCTCTGATTACTGTTCTCTTTTCAGTTCTCATTAGTGTTACCGTAAAGAACTGGTTGAAAAATAAAAGCCAAAAAAAGTAAAATGAGCAAAAATGCATATATTATAGGTGGAATTATTGCAGTTTTATCAACTGCAGGATTTTTTGCTTACCGCAAAATCAAAAGCTTTTTGGACAATTTTGATTTTGAATTTAACGGCAAAAGTGGGCTAAAAATCAAAGGAATAAGCGGAGTTTCCGGACTTAATTTTCTATTAGGCTTTACCCTGATTAACCCCAGTTCTTTACAAATAAAAGTCAAGAAATATCTTGCAAGCTTATACATTTGGGACGGTACTCAGTGGGTTTTCTCTGGAAAAGTTGACACACCAATAGACTTTACAATCAAAAAAGGAAAAACTTCAATCGAAGTACCTTTTACACTCAAACTTTTATCCCTTCCGTTCGCTCGAATCCCGGATTTATTGAACGGAAAACCGGTAAAATACAAATTAGAAAACACTTTTAAGGCAATGGGATTTTCTTTCAAAGAAGATTTTGAAGGTGAAATTTCTATTCCTTCTACTGTTACCAGTATAATGCAATCACTAAACCTAATTAAAGGAATCGGTGGCGCACCAAAGGAAAT includes these proteins:
- a CDS encoding IS1182 family transposase codes for the protein MQGHKKFNPQLFYELSLDGLVPQDNFYRKVNRELEFGFLYSETKKYYGTEGQQSIDPVVFFKILLVGYLNNINSDRALLRYCSNCLDVRLFLGYDLNEELPWHSTISRTRQLLGEEVFLELFRKILSKCVEKGMVRGKRQAVDSAYIKANASMDSLVEKLVVSEVESEVLEDASAFVKELEENSEFKVTTERKKLVERHHKWKEEAYKGMPGNTKSERKDEDGEEIRPKFLSNHTHYSPTDPDAKISVKPGKARQLNYAGQLAVDDAHHVITGACASTAGSKDSAIFSEVMDQTIENFEQNHLQLDEVLADAGYSSGEALQYLEENNINAYIPNFGQYKAEREGFIYNKEQNQYECIKTGGNKAILTFKGIKTDSKGYQKKVYRSSESSCGKCPLREACCGKVSKFKKIDDSIHKPLYDKMHAKLNKDKNYTRFLTKRRSSTVEPVLGTLINFMGMKKVYARGMKAANKHVLMAALAYNLKKLLKFVPKKVRSNAQELAVPQGIFGFIENTLLQIEISLFSATQKHSYFSPLLN